A genomic stretch from Ficedula albicollis isolate OC2 chromosome 4A, FicAlb1.5, whole genome shotgun sequence includes:
- the IL2RG gene encoding cytokine receptor common subunit gamma, which produces MAAPGTFLVPVLLFLCGPGPHRAAAHSHPGVECVLFNEEYMVCMWGSKEMPTVNYSLFYWYKNASDKVVECKRYLQDQGVRAGCYFEQNELIQFQPFHVLINASVGGKTLEIPSKRMELQDLVKPAAPVNLTIRNMSNNQLQLTWASPYPRGKCLEHAVKYKSNKDTSWTELSVNGDVFSLPSVDYEKSYTFYVRSKINKYCGRTQFWSEWSLPVIWGSNSTSKGTVEEQLYWFGIRAVLIPIASCLLLLILLILLVRMERVWVILMPRIPNPSKNFDELFITHNGNFQEWAGVPKDVVESFKPNYSENICYVTELPPKDSHEPLWDNSNHAPPPMPGPPATPSEHSPYQNSYGRL; this is translated from the exons atggcagctcctggcacctTCCTTGTGCCcgtcctcctcttcctctgtgGGCCAGGTCCCCACcgtgctgctgcccacagccacCCAG GGGTGGAGTGTGTTCTCTTCAACGAGGAGTACATGGTCTGCATGTGGGGGAGCAAAGAGATGCCCACAGTCAACTACTCCCTCTTCTACTG GTACAAGAACGCCTCTGACAAGGTGGTGGAGTGCAAGCGCTACCTGCAGGACCAGGGTGTCAGGGCCGGCTGCTACTTCGAGCAGAACgagctcatccagttccagccttTCCATGTTCTCATCAATGCCAGCGTTGGCGGCAAGACCCTGGAGATCCCCAGCAAGCgcatggagctgcaggacctgg TGAAACCAGCGGCACCTGTCAACCTGACCATCCGCAACATGAGCAACAATCAGCTGCAGCTGACCTGGGCCTCCCCATACCCCAGAGGCAAGTGCCTGGAGCATGCTGTCAAGTACAAGAGCAACAAGGACACCAGCTGGACG GAGCTCTCAGTGAATGGAGATGTCTTCTCCTTACCAAGTGTGGACTATGAGAAGTCCTACACCTTCTACGTGCGCAGCAAGATCAACAAATACTGTGGCAGAACCCAGTTCTGGAGCGAGTGGAGCCTTCCTGTCATCTGGGGCAGCAACTCCACCAGCAAAG GCACGGTGGAGGAACAGCTGTACTGGTTTGGGATCCGCGCGGTCTTGATCCCCATtgcctcctgcctgctcctgctgatcCTTCTCATCCTGCTGGTGCGCATGGAAAG AGTATGGGTCATCCTGATGCCCCGAATTCCCAACCCCAGCAAGAATTTTGATGAGCTGTTCATCACTCACAACGGCAATTTCCAG GAATGGGCTGGAGTCCCCAAGGACGTCGTGGAGAGCTTCAAGCCCAACTACAGCGAGAACATCTGCTATGTGACTGAGCTGCCACCCAAGGACAGCCACGAGCCCCTCTGGGACAACAGCAACCATGCACCACCTCCAATGCCTGGGCCCCCAGCCACCCCCAGCGAGCACAGCCCCTACCAGAACAGCTATGGGAGACTGTGA